CCTACCGGGCTGTGGGGGAAAAGATTCCCCGGCTCCGTGCACATGACGGACTCGGCGGTTCCTTCGCCGTCACCCCCAATGGGTGATCAACCGTGCGAAGGTTCGAGGCCTGACCCTAGTGACCATCTTGTGATCAGTTCAAATCCTCACAGGAATTTTCTCGTCACACCGGGCACTTCTTTACTCTCACCCCACCGCGTGTAGCGGCGACTTGACGGTACGTTCCCAGAAATCCGGCATGTCACACATGCCGTGCATATTCCGCTAGACACGCGAAAGGCGCTTGAGGAGCAAGACGGACGCGACCGGCCGCGCACCGGCCTTGGCCACACCGTCCGCCACCTCCCGGTCGGTGGAGACGACCACCACGGGCCGCCCCGGCGGTTCCGCGCGGGCCAGTTGACGGATCAGCTCGTCCGCCGTGACCCCGGCCTTGCTGAACAGCACCCGCACGCCGCGGGGCGGGGCCAGCAGCACCGGGGCGGCCAGCTCGGCCCCGTCGAAGACACAGGTCATCTCGGCGCCGGTCTGCGCCGCGAGCACCGAGAGCCCGCCCAGCAGCCGCAACCGCTGCTTCTCCAGCGGCATCTGGGGATAGCCGGTCTTGGTGACGTTGTAGCCGTCCACGATGAGGTGGGCCTGCGGCAGCGCCAGCAGCTGGTCCAGCAGCGCCGGATCGGTCTCCGAAAGGGCCCTGGCCGCGATGTCCTTGGGCGACATCCGGCCGGGCTCCACCGCGTCCACGGTGTCGGCGGGGTGCGTCGTCGCCGGGGGAAGCGCCAGCTCCCGCCGCAGCCCGGAGGCCGCGTCCAGCACGGTGTCCAGGAGCAGCCGCAGCCGCATGTCCTCCACCGAGCGGCCTTCGCGGGCGGCCCGGCGGCTCGCCTCCAGGGCCGCCTCGGCCTCCCCCAGCCGCCCCTTGAGCCGGCGGGACTCGCTCTCGGCGACGGAGAGCTGGGCGGCCGACTCGGCGCGCTGGGCCTCGGCCTCGGCGGCTCCGCGGCGCAGGGCGGCCTCGCCGCGCTTCACCTCGCTCAGGGCGCTGCGCAGCTTGCGGTGCAGCGACTCGGCCTCCTTGCGGGCCGCCTCCAGCTCGGTGCGCAGCCGCTCGGTCTCGGCGCGGGTGTGGGCGCGGGCCCGCTCCAGCTCCTCGCGCAGGTGCTCCAGTTCGCGCCGGGCCTCCTCGTCGGCGCGTTCCGCGTCGGCGCGCTGGACCTCCTCGCCGGCCGATTCGACCAGCTTGACCCAGCCGACCGGGCGCAGCACATAGGCGGCCGCGGCCACATCGAGGGGATCGGCGGCGGCGGGCGGCGAACCGGCCTCCAGCGCTCCGGTCAGCTCGGGCTGGGACTGGGAGAGCCGCTCTCCGATGCGCTGCCGGAAGAGGGCGTCGCCCTCCAGCGCGGCGGCCATCGCGTTCCCCGCGAACTTCGCCCGCCGGGTCGGGGTGAACCGGGCGTACTGCCGCAGCTGGGCGGGCAGTTCGGAGACGGTCAGGCCGCCGAAGGCGTCCGAGACCAGCGCGATCACCCGCCGCCGGACACCCTCGGGCAGCGGACGGCCGAGCGCCTCTGCACCGCCGTCGGCCTCATCGGCCGGTCCGGCGCCGCTGGTCGGCTGATCCACCGTCCGTCACCCCATAGATATGTGATGGGTGCGCTTCCTCAGGAAGCGGCACCCGGCCTGTCCACCAGTTCGATCTGGTCCACCGCGTTGCACCAACGACAGCGGACCGACTCGATGGTCTCACTGACGACCTCCCGCTCCTCGACACTCGACTCACCGGCCAGGTCGAGGTGCACGTACTCCACGACCTTGGAGGAACGGGTCACGTCGAAGCGCGTGAGGTTGCCGCACAGGGTGCAGCGCCAGCGGGTCGAGTCGGTCGGCAGGGGAACCGTCGTCATCGTTGCGTCCTCTTTCGTCGTCTCCAGGAGCCCGCGCCGGGCGCGCCGCCGCGTCTCCACCTGTCTACGCCAAGGATCTCGCGGTGCGCCGTCGAACTGCGGAAGTCCTGGCGTAACCCTACGGCCTCGCGTATAGGCATCGGCACGGCGAGGCGCTCCATCCCGTTCTCCACCGGTACGTCATGCTCTGTACATGATCGATGGGCGGCAGGCCGACGGGCGGACCACGGCCGGGAGGATCCGGGACGCGGCGGTGTCGAGCGGCGCCCCGGTCACCTACGGACTGATCGGCGTCTGCGGTGTGATCTTCCTGATCAGCCCGCTCTCCGGGTTCGGCGGCGCCGCCCAGGGGAGCGAGGACGCGCTGCTCGCCGCGCAGGCCGCGTACTTCGAGCGGTGGGGGGTGATCCCCGCCGAGCTGTGGGAGGGGTCGGCGCATGCGCTGCTGACCCCGTTCACCGCGCTGTTCGTGCACGGCAGCTGGCTGCACCTGCTGGGGAACCTGCTGTTCCTGTACGTGTTCGGCGCGATGGCCGAGGAGCGCATGGGCCGGGTGCGGTTCGCCCTGTTCTACGTGGGCTGCGGCTATGTGGCGCTGGTCTGCTACGCGGCGGCGCACGCGGACTCCGGGCAGACGCTGGTGGGTGCGTCGGGGGCGATCTCCGCGGTGCTCGGCGCGTTCCTGTACCTCTTCCCGAAGACCCGGGTGACCAGCCTGTTCCCGTTCCTCTTCTTCCTGCCGCTGCGCTTCCCCGCCTGGATGGTGCTGGTCTTCTGGTTCGGGCTCCAGTGGGCGGCTGCGCAGGGTGCGGGCAGCGGTCCCGGGGTGGCGTACCTGGCGCATGTGGCGGGCTTCGCGGCCGGGTTCCTCTGCGCCTGGGTGGGCTGTCGGGGTGGGGCTAGAGTGAAGGTTCCAGCCACGGCCACCGAGGGAGACAGCCAGCCGTGATCACCGCGATCGTGCTCATCAAGACCAGCGTGGACCGGATTCCGGAGATCGCCGAGGCCATCGCCGCGCTGGACAGTGTCAGCGAGGTCTTCTCCGTCACCGGCACCTACGACCTGATCGCCATGGTCCGGGTCGCCAGGCACGACGACCTCGCCGATGTCATCCCCGGCCGGATCAGCAAGATCCCGGGCGTCGAGGGCACCGACACCCACGTGGCGTTCCGTACGTACTCCCAGCACGACCTGGAAGCGGCCTTCGCCATCGGCCTCGACGCGTAGGGCCTGACGAGGGCCTGAGGACGGACCAGGGACACACCGGCGTCGCACCTCGGCCGGGGACGGGCGGCGCGCCCGTCCCCGGCCGGGGTGTTTCATCAGAACGTGTCCCGGACCCGGGCGGCCTCGCCCCGGTCGGGCACGCAACGGCCTTCCTCGGTGCGGTAGTTCCAGCGGGCTCCCTCGCGGACCAGCTCGGAGACCGCGCGCAGGAACCGGTCGATGTGCTCGTCGGGCGTACCGGCGCCGAAGCTGACACGGATCGCGTTGAGCGAGCGTTCGCCCGGCTCGGCCTCCGGCGCTCCGCACTCGCCCGGGTCCTGCGGGTCGCTGCCGAGCAGGGTGCGCACCAGCGGGTGGGCGCAGAAGAGGCCGTCGCGCACGCCGATGCCGTACTCCGCGGAGAGCGCGGCGGCGAAGTGCGAGCTGTTCCAGCCGCGCACCACGAAGGAGATGACGCCGACCCGGGGGGCGTCGTCGCCGAACAGCGAGAGCACCTGCACCTCGGGCACCTCGGCGAGCCCCTCGCGGACCCGGCCCACGAGCTCCTGCTCCCGGGCGACCAGGCCCTCGAAGCCGGCCTCGGTCAGGGCCTTGCAGGCGGAGGCGATGGAGTAGACGCCGATGACGTTGGGCGAACCGGCCTCGTGGCGGGCGGCCGTGGTGTGCCAGTCGACGTCCACGCCGCCGTCGGCGCGCCGGGCGACCTTGCGGGACGCGCCGCCGCCGGCGAGGTACGGCTCGGCGGCCTGGAGCCAGTCGGCGCGGCCGGCCAGGACCCCGGAGCCGAAGGGCGCGTACAGCTTGTGGCCGGAGAACGCGACCCAGTCGACGTCCAGTTCGGCGATGTCCACGGGGTGGTGCGGGGCCAGCTGGGCGGCGTCGAGGACGATGCGGGCGCCGTGCGCGTGGGCGGCCGCGGCCAGCTCCCTCACCGGCCACAGCTCACCGGTCACGTTGGACGCGCCGGTGACGCAGACGAGGGCGGGGCCGTAGGGGTCGCGGTCGGCGAGCGCGCGCTCCAGGGCCTCGACGGCCTGGGCCGGGGTGCGGGGCGCGTTGAGGTAGGTGACCCGGGCGTCGCGCCAGGGCAGCAGGGACGCGTGGTGCTCGGTCTCGTAGACGAAGACCTGGCAGTCGGCGGGGATCGCGGCGGCCAGCAGGTTGAGGGAGTCGGTCGTGGAGCGGGTGAAGACCACCTGGTCGTCCGCGCGGCAGCCGAGGAACTCCGCGACCGTGCGGCGGCTGTTCTCGAAGAGGTCGGTGGAGAGCTGCGAGAGGTAGCCGGCACCGCGGTGGACGCTGCCGTAGTACGGGGCGTACGCGGCGACGTCGTCCCAGACCCGCTGGAGGGCCGGGGCGCTGGCGGCGTAGTCGAGCGCGGCGTAGGTGACCTCACCGCCGGTGACGAGCGGAACCGTGACGTTCTGCCCCAGAACGGGCAGCGGGGCACAAACCGACGAGTCGAGGGCAGCGGTGGGGACAGACATGGCGAACTCCCGTAACAGGCAGGCGAAATCCGGCGCCGGCGGATACGCGGCAGCGCAGGAGGAGGAAAGGAAAAGGGTGCGCGGAAGGAGGGCGATAAGCCCTAGCGCATTCGCTTGCTCACAGAAGACTCCCTAGGGACCAGGACCCCGGGGGCTGGCATCCGCTGGATGCCGAGGGGCCCGCGCTTGCCGCAGACCTCGCTGCCTGCGGCCTGGTCTTCACCCGGGGCACCCCGCCACGGACGGAGGGTTGCCGGACAGCGGGCCGGGGCCGTAGTCGCTGTCACTCATGACCTGCGCAGCATCTTGCCATACGTGCGCACACGCGCAAGGGCGCAGTCCGGCATCCGGACTGCGCCCTGTGTCACACCGTGTGCCCCGGAGCCGTCCCCGGGGCGCGCTCAAGCGTTGCTGGCCGCCACCCAGCGCCCCAGTGCCCGCTTGGCGGCCCCGGAGTCGATGGCCTCGGCCGCGACGAGGATCTTCGCCGCGAGCTGTTCGGTCAGCGTGCCGGGGCCCGGGTCCAGGGCGACCAGGGCCGCCGCCGAATTGAGCAGCACCGCCTCGCGTACCGCGCCCGCCTCGCCGTCCAGCAGGCGGCGGGCCACATCGGCGTTGTACGAGGCGTCGGCGCCGCGCAGCGCCTCGACGGGGACGATGGGCAGCCCGACGTCGCGCGGGTCGAAGGGCTCCTCGCGGACCGCGCCGTCGCGCACCACCCAGACCCGGGAGGTGGCGGTGGTGGTCAGCTCGTCGAGTCCGTCGTCGCCGCGGAAGACCAGCGCCGAGTTCCCCCGGTCCGCCAGCACGCCCGCGACGATGGGCGCCATCCGGGCGTCGGCGACGCCGACCGCCTGCGCGCGGACCTGGGCCGGGTTGGTGAGGGGCCCCAGGATGTTGAACGTGGTCTGCGCGCCGAGTTCCTTGCGGGCCTTGGCGGCGTACCGCAGGGCGGGGTGGAACTTCACGGCGAAGCAGAAGGTGATGCCCGCCGCTTCGGCTACCTCGACGACCCGCCGCGGGGTCAGCTCCAGGTTGACGCCGAGCTTCTCCAGCACGTCGGAGGAGCCGCTCGCGGAGGAGGCGGCGCGGTTGCCGTGCTTGACGACCTTGGCACCGGTGCCGGCGATGACGATCGCGGACATGGTCGAGATGTTGACCGTCTTGGCGAGGTCGCCGCCGGTGCCGACGATGTCGACGGTCCGGCCCGGCACCTCGATGGTGTTGGCGTGGGCGTACATCGCGCGGACGAGGCCGGTGACCTCGTCGACGGTCTCGCCCTTGGCCCGCAGCGCGACGGCGAACCCGGCGATCTGCGCGTCGGTGGCCTCGCCGCTCATGATGCGGTCCATGGCCCAGGCGGTCTCCTCGGAGCTGAGGTCCTCGCCGCGCAGGAGGGGGTTCAGGAGGCCGGGCCAGGAACGGTCCGCCACGCTGTCGCCGCCGTTCGGGGTCACAACGTTCATGGTCCGCTCCAGGGTCCACAGCCGGTCAGGAAAGATGGCTCCACCCTATCCAGCCGGGCGGACCGCGAAGAGCCCCGTCCATCGGATGGACGGGGCTCTCACGGTGGCGATCGGTTCAGGTGATCAGTGGTGGCCGTGGCCCTCGCTGATCTCCTTGTACTCCTCGGGGGTGGCCTTGGGGATCTGGTTCCCGTCGGCGTAGTACCCCTTGCTGAGCTTGGCGCGCAGCTTCTGCACCGGGGAGATCTTGCGCTTCACGCCGTTCTCGTCGACCGCGGGGCCGAGGTCGATCGGCTGGTACTGCTCGTGCGCCGTGAGCGTGTGCAGCTGCCCGGGGCTGAGCGGCTCGTGGATCTCGACGAACTCACCGTGCGGCAGGCGCTTGATGATGCCGGTCTCGCGACCGTGCAGCACCTTCTCCCGGTCGCGGCGCTGGAGGCCGAGGCAGATCCGCTTGGTGACGATGAACGCGATGACCGGTCCGACGAAGAAGAAGATCCGGACGAACCAGGTGATCGAGTTGATCGACAGGTGGAAGTGCGTGGCCCACAGGTCGTTTCCACCGCCGACGAGGCCGATGAAGTACGCCGTGATCCAGGCGACGCCGAAGCCCGTACGGGTCGGGACGTTGCGCGGGCGGTCCAGGATGTGGTGCTCGCGCTTGTCGCCGGTGACCCAGGACTCGATGAACGGGTACACCGCGATCGCGGTGAGGACCACGCCGAAGCCGACCAGCGGGATGAACACGCCCAGGGCGAGCGTGTGGCCCCACAGGTTGATCTCCCAGCCCGGCATCACACGCACCAGGCCCTCGGCGAAGCCCATGTACCAGTCGGGCTGTGCGCCGGTGGAGACCTGGTCGACCCGGTACGGGCCGATGGCCCAGATCGGGTTGATCGTGGCGATGGCGGAGATGGCCGCGATGATGCCGAAGACGAGGAAGAAGAACCCTCCGGCCTTCGCCATGTACACGGGCAGCAGCGGCATGCCGACGACGTTCTTGTTCGTCCGGCCGGGACCCGCGAACTGCGTGTGCTTGTGGTAGAAGACCAGGATCAGGTGCGCCACCAGCAGGCCGAGCATGATGCCCGGCAGCAGCAGGATGTGGATCGAGTAGAACCGGGCCACGAAGTCGTGGCCGGGGAACTCGCCGCCGAACAGGAACATCGAGATGTACGTACCGACGATCGGCACGGACAGGATCGCGCCCTGGGTGAAGCGGACACCCGTACCGGAGAGCAGGTCGTCCGGGAGGGAGTAGCCGGTGAACCCGGTGAACATGCCGAGCACGAACAGCAGGAAGCCGAAGAGCCAGTTGATCTCGCGCGGCTTGCGGAACGCGCCCGTGAAGAAGACGCGCATCATGTGCACGAACATCGCGGCCAGGAAGATCAGCGCGGCCCAGTGGTGGATCTGCCGGACGAGCAGACCGCCGCGGACCTCGAAGCTGATCTTCAGGGTCGAGGCGTAGGCCTCGGACATCCGGATGCCCTGCATGGGCTCGTACGGACCGTGGTAGACGATCTCGCCCATGCTCGGCTGGAAGAACAGCGTCAGATACACGCCCGTGAGGATGATGATGATGAAGCTGTAGAGCGCGACCTCACCGAGCATGAAGGACCAGTGGTCCGGGAAGATCTTGCGCATGTTGGCCTTGGCGAGGCCGTAGATGCCCAGCCGGCCGTCCGCCCAGTCGGCCACCCGCTCGCCGGCCGGGGCCTTGCGCTCGTCCGCCGGTCCGGCGGCGGAGGGGTTCTTTGTCGCAGTACTCATCCGCGCTCCCAGAAGGCAGCACCGACGGGCTCGTCGAAGTCGCCGAGCGCCTCGAGGTTGCCCTCGCTGTTGACACCGATCCGCAGCTGCGGAAGCGGGTGGCCGGCCGGACCGAAGATGACGCGAGCGCCGTCGGAGAGGTCGAAGGTGGACTGGTGGCACGGGCAGAGCACGTGGTGCGTCTGCTGCTCGTACAGGCTGATCGGGCAGCCGACGTGGGTGCAGATCTTGGAGAACGCGACGATGCCCTCGTGGGCCCAGTCACGCTGGCGCTTGTCCTTGATGTCGTCCGGCTCGATGCGGACGATCATCAGGGCGGCCTTGCCCATCTGCGTCTGGAAGTCGTGCGACTCCGGGTCGAGCCCCTCGGGCATGGCGAAGGCCAGCGACCCGACGGTGATGTGCTCGGGGCGCAGCGGCTTCATCGTGTTCATGTTGATGAGCTGCTTGCCCTCCGCCCACAGGGTCGTGCGGAGCTTCTTCTCCGGCAGCGGACCGAGGTCGCGCAGCAGGACCACACCGGAGAGCGGCACCAGGGCCAGCGCACCGAACATGGTGTTGCGGATCAGCTTGCGACGGCCGATCGCGGACTCCTCGGCACCGGCCTTGAAGTCGGCCAGGACCTGCGCCTTGACCTCGGGCGGGGCCTCGATCGGGTGGCGGTCGGCCGCGACCTCGACGTCGGACATCAGGGTGCGCGCCCAGTGGACGGCTCCCGCGCCGATGAAGAAGAGCGCCGCACCCAGGGTGAGACCCAGGGAGAAGTTGAGCGCGCTCACATGGCCGAAGGGCCAGATGTAGACGATCTTGTCCACCGGGAAGATGACGTAGGAGGCGATGAAGCCCACCGTCGCCAGCATCGAGAGGGTGAACATGAACGCGACGGCGCGTTCCGAGCGGTTCGCGGCGCGCTCGTCGAGGTCCTGGATGCGCGGCTGGTGGGCCGGCAGCCCCGGGTCGGCGAACGGGTCGTCGTGACGCTCCACCGCGCCGTGCGCGGTCTCCTGCACCACAGGCAGGTTGTCTTCTGGAATCTGTTGGCTACTCATGACTTCTTGGCCTTAGCGGTGTGGGCCGCGACCCAAACGGCGACTGCGACGAGCGCGCCGAGTCCGAAGACCCACGCGAACAGACCTTCGCTGACCGGGCCGAGACCGCCGAGGGCCAGGCCGCCGGGGCTCTCCGACTCGTCACCGTTCACGGTCTCGATGTACGCGATGATGTCCTTCTTCTCCTGCTCCGGCATCGTCGTGTCGGGGAAGGAGGGCATGCTCTGCGGGCCGGTCTGCATGGCCTCGTAGATGTGCTTCGGGCTCACGCCTTCGAGGTCGGGGGCGTACTTGCCCTCCGTCAGGGCTCCGCCCTTACCGGTGAAGTTGTGGCACTGGGCGCAGTTGGTGCGGAACAGTTCGCCGCCGTTGGCGACGTCGGCGCCCGCGGGGTCGACCTGCTTGTCGGTCGGCGTGATGGGACCGGCGCCGAGCGACGCGACGTACGCCGCGAGCTGGTCGATCTCCGCCTGGGTGTAGATGACCTTCTTCTTCGGTACCTGGGCGCCCGGCTGCTGCGCGGGCATACGGCCCGTACCGACCTGGAAGTCGACGGCGGCGGAGCCCACGCCCACGAGGGACGGCCCGTCGGTGGTGCCCTGACCGCCGGTTCCGTGGCAGCTGGCGCAGCCTACGGCGTAGAGCTTCTTGCCCTCTTCGATGGCGAGGGACTGGGCGGTTTCATCGGCCTGCGCCTTGCCCGCAGGCGCAAACGCGGCGTACAGCCCCCCGGTAGCCGCCAGCGCGAGGAGTAGTACGACGACCGCCGCCAGCGGATGGCGTCGTCGTGCGGAGAGCTTTTTCACGGATTACCCCGGTGTCAGGATCTTCTGCGTCGATGGTGGGCGGGTGCGAGCCCGGTTACTTGATCATGTAGATCGTTGCGAACAGGCCGATCCATACGACATCGACGAAGTGCCAGTAGTAGGACACGACGATGGCGGCGGTGGCCTGATCGTGGGTGAACCTCTTGGCTGCGTACGTTCTGCCGAGGACCAGCAGGAAGGCGATGAGACCGCCTGTCACGTGCAGACCGTGGAAGCCGGTGGTCAGGTAGAACACCGAGCCGTACGGGTCGGACGAGAGGGAGAGCCCCGCGTCCTTGACCAGCTCGGTGTACTCCAGGACCTGGCCGCCGATGAAGATCGCACCCATCACGAACGTGATGATGAACCAGGTGCGGAGCTTCTTCACATCGCCCCGCTCGGCTGCGAAAACGCCGAGCTGGCAGGTGAGTGAGGAGAGCACCAGGATCGTGGTGTTCGTCGCCGAGAACGGGAAGTTCAGATGATCGGACATCTCCTTCCAGTAATCGGGTCCCATCACCGATCGCAGGGTGAAGTACATCGCGAAGAGGGCCGCGAAGAACATCAGCTCGGAACTCAACCAGATGATGGTTCCGACGCTGGTGAGGTTCGGTCGATTGACCGACGGGTGCGCGTGCCCGGTTTCTACTGTCGTTGCTGTCGCCACGACCGACATTATGTCGGTCGCTTATCCCGCCCTCACCCCGGGGGGTGCCGTTCGGTGTGTCCGTACCGTCTGCAGGGGTCGCACCCTGCGCCGAACGGCCCATCGGAAGGTCGTCATTACCGGTGCTGACGGCCGGTCGGGCGGAGTACGATCCGCGCATCGGTTCATGCCCCGAGAGCCCCGACGACGTCGATGTCACGGAGGAACAATGCAGGCGACCGCCACGGTCCTGGTCTACAGCGACGACGCCAACATCCGCGAGCAGGTGAGGCTGGCAGCCGGTCGCAGGCCTGCCGCGGACGTCCCACCGGTGGAGTTCCTGGAGTGCGCGACGCTCCCGGCCGTCCTCAAGGCGCTGGACGGCGGCGGCGTCGACGTCTGCGTGCTGGACGGGGAGACGGCTCCCGTCGGCGGCATGGGCGTCTGCCGCCAGATCAAGGACGAGATCTTCCGCTGCCCGCCGGTGCTCCTGCTGATCGGCCGCCCGCAGGACGCGTGGCTGGCCACCTGGAGCCGGGCGGAGGCCGCCGTGACGCTCCCGGTCGACCCGGTGGAGTTCGCCGACGCGCTGGCGGCACTGCTGCGGCAGCGGCTCGCCGTGGAGGCCTGAGGGGCCCCCACGGCCCGCCGAGGGGCTTCCGGCGCCGTACGGCACCTGTCCGGGGCTTCCGGTGCCCGGGTCAGACGTGGGGACGCAGCCGGGCTGCCTGGAGCGTCTGCGGGCTGTCCGGCGCCCCCTCGTGGAGGGCGCTGCCCTTCTGCCACTTCTCCCAGGAGAGGTTCCAGTCGCCGAACCCGTTGCCGAACGGGTCCATGTCCTCGCCCTCGCTGCCGACGACCGTGACGATGTCGCCCTCGCGCACCGTGTCGAAGAACCATTCGGCGTTGCTGGTGCTCATGCCGGTGCAGCCGTGGCTGACGTTGGCGTTGCCCTGGGAGCCGGTGGACCACGGGGCGGCGTGGACGTACTCGCCGCTCCAGGTCACCCGGGTGGCCCAGTAGACCGGCAGGTCGTACGACTCCGAGGAGCCGGCCGCGATGCCGACGCTCTCGCCGCGCATACGGACGAACTGCTCCTTGGCGAGCACCACCTTGACCCCGTTGCGGGTGGAGAAGCCGGGCTTGCCGGTGGTGACCGGAATGGTGTTGATCACTTCTCCGTTGCGGAGCACCGTCAGGGTGTGGTCCGCGGCGTCGGTGACGGCCTCGATCCGGTCGCCGGTGGCGAGCTTCAGCGGCTTGGCCTCGGCTCCGTAGAGCGCGTTGGTCACCTTGATGCCCGCCAGGTTGGAGCGGACCTCGATGGAGGCGTTCGCGGGCCAGTACTCCTTCGGGCGGTAGTGCAGCTTCTTGTCGTCGACCCAGTACCAGGAGCCGGTGACGGCCGGGGTGGAGCGGACCTTCAGGGCGCGCTCGACGGTGGCCCTGGCCGCCTTGTCGGTGATCGGAGCGCTGAGTTCCGCCGTGATGGGCTGTCCGACGCCGTAGGTGCCCGCCTCCGGGCCGAAGGCTACCTTCAGCAACTTCTTGGGCGAGGAGGTGCCGAAGGACAGCGTACGGACCCCTGGAGCGCCGTCGCCGTTCTCCATGGCGACCCTGACGGTGTAACCGGTGCCGGCCGCGAGCGGGGCGGTGGAGCGCCAGCGCCTCCCGTCGGCGGAGAGCTCCCCCGCCAGATGGCGGCCGCCGGTGTCCACGGCGCTGACGTCGGTGATGCGCCCGTCGTCGCCCTTGACGGTGACTTCCAGGGGCTTGTCGGGGTCGGCCTTCTCCTTGTCGGAGGGGCCGTTGAAGGAGACCTGGTCGCCCGCGTCGAAAGGCTTCGTGGAGAGCGGGTGGCCGTCGGGCGAGCCACAGGCGGTCGCACCCGCGGCGAGGGTCACGACCAGCAGGGTGCAGCTCACTACGGTGCGGATGCGCGGCGTGTGGTTCATGCCGTCCACGCTAAGAAGATTCATCCGTTCCAGCGCGTTCAGTGACTCCGAACGAGCGAAGGGCCCGCGTCGCTGCCGGCGACGCGGGCCCTTCGTGGTGTAGCGCGTGTCACCGGCGGTGCGGTGTCACGGGGTGCGGTGTCA
The nucleotide sequence above comes from Streptomyces sp. NBC_01116. Encoded proteins:
- a CDS encoding Ig-like domain-containing protein yields the protein MNHTPRIRTVVSCTLLVVTLAAGATACGSPDGHPLSTKPFDAGDQVSFNGPSDKEKADPDKPLEVTVKGDDGRITDVSAVDTGGRHLAGELSADGRRWRSTAPLAAGTGYTVRVAMENGDGAPGVRTLSFGTSSPKKLLKVAFGPEAGTYGVGQPITAELSAPITDKAARATVERALKVRSTPAVTGSWYWVDDKKLHYRPKEYWPANASIEVRSNLAGIKVTNALYGAEAKPLKLATGDRIEAVTDAADHTLTVLRNGEVINTIPVTTGKPGFSTRNGVKVVLAKEQFVRMRGESVGIAAGSSESYDLPVYWATRVTWSGEYVHAAPWSTGSQGNANVSHGCTGMSTSNAEWFFDTVREGDIVTVVGSEGEDMDPFGNGFGDWNLSWEKWQKGSALHEGAPDSPQTLQAARLRPHV